The Ictalurus furcatus strain D&B chromosome 5, Billie_1.0, whole genome shotgun sequence genome includes a region encoding these proteins:
- the LOC128607456 gene encoding carbonic anhydrase 4-like isoform X1 — MQSWMSALISVLMLSTVSALPLTVPPLNYCYTEDSCSPYNWVKMFPTCIAKESGLHSPINLQRGVKNNSIDPLELQSFDVPQKSWTVVNVRDTVVVKFQAGMTVKGGGIKHNYRIVEMRFHWGSNTTNGSEHKFDARRFPMEMQIVGVAPGFADVEAASVVQSGLLMMGVFIDIASEENQAFKAIAHAVLNVPYPGDSVSVSPPALSHLLPEDDTFYQYHGGQTTPPCRQTVTWIVFEKPIFISRKQHLPFITQLYYSDENDTVKKLLVDNYRFIQPSLNHQIFVSSAVKIRSASGAALSQHTLFIPLLILILASELSHTML, encoded by the exons ATGCAGTCCTGGATGTCTGCTCTAATATCTGTCCTAATGCTAAGTACAGTCAGTGCTTTGCCCCTCACAG TTCCACCCCTTAATTACTGCTACACAGAAGACTCCTGTA GTCCATATAACTGGGTGAAAATGTTTCCTACCTGCATCGCCAAAGAATCGGGGCTACACTCTCCCATCAACCTGCAACGTGGTGTTAAGAACAACTCCATCGATCCTCTGGAGCTGCAAAGCTTCGATGTGCCTCAGAAGTCTTGGACTGTAGTCAATGTCCGGGACACTG ttgttGTGAAGTTTCAAGCAGGCATGACTGTAAAAGGTGGCGGTATAAAGCATAATTACCGAATCGTAGAGATGAGATTCCACTGGGGTTCGAATACGACCAACGGATCAGAGCATAAATTTGATGCTCGCAGGTTCCCTATggag ATGCAGATTGTGGGTGTCGCTCCTGGATTCGCTGACGTGGAAGCTGCTTCTGTAGTGCAGTCAGGCCTGCTTATGATGGGAGTCTTCATTGAT aTTGCCTCTGAGGAGAATCAAGCTTTTAAAGCCATAGCCCATGCGGTGCTCAACGTCCCATACCCAG GGGATTCAGTAAGTGTGAGTCCTCCGGCATTGTCGCACCTCCTTCCTGAGGATGATACATTCTATCAGTATCACGGAGGCCAGACAACTCCGCCCTGCCGCCAGACGGTGACTTGGATTGTGTTTGAGAAGCCCATCTTCATCTCCAGAAAGCAG CATTTGCCGTTCATCACACAACTGTATTACTCGGATGAAAACGACACTGTGAAGAAGTTGCTGGTGGATAACTATCGTTTCATCCAGCCCAGCTTGAACCACCAAATCTTTGTTTCTTCTGCTGTGAAGATCCGCTCGGCGAGCGGAGCCGCTCTGAGCCAGCACACGCTCTTCATCcccctcctcatcctcatcctcgcCAGCGAGCTGTCTCACACAATGCTTTAA
- the LOC128607455 gene encoding 4-hydroxyphenylpyruvate dioxygenase-like, whose translation MTSYTDKGEKHEQGKFISFDHLTFWVGNAKQAASFYCNKLGFEPLAYCGLETGSREVVSHVVKQGKTIFVFSSALNPGNKEMGEHLVKHGDGVKDVAFTVEDCEFLVQNARERGATIIKEPHVLKDEFGSVKLAVLQTYGDTTHTLVERNGYTGLFLPGFHTPLFKDPLLAQLPSGHLDFIDHVVGNQPDDEMVPVVEWYERNLLFHRFWSVDDKQLQTQFSALRSIVVANYEETVKMPINEPAIGKRKSQIQEYVEYYGGPGVQHIAMNTSNIITAIRNLKERGMEFMTVPHTYYEQLCEKLKDSKVKIKEDISILEELQILVDYDDNGYLLQIFTKPIQDRPTVFLEVIQRNNHQGFGAGNFKSLFEAIEADQHARGNLTVFMPNGGSEKI comes from the exons ATG acTTCCTACACAGATAAAGGTGAAAAG CACGAGCAGGGCAAGTTCATCAGCTTTGACCACCTCACTTTCTGGGTCGGGAATGCCAAGCAG GCTGCCTCCTTTTACTGCAACAAGCTGGGTTTTGAGCCACTGGCATACTGCGGTCTGGAGACGGGCAGCCGTGAAGTCGTCTCTCACGTGGTTAAGCAGGGAAAG ACTATTTTTGTCTTCTCCTCTGCACTGAATCCTGGTAACAAAG AGATGGGGGAGCACCTGGTGAAACATGGCGATGGAGTCAAAGACGTCGCGTTCACTGTAGAGGACTGTGAATTCTTGGTGCAG aatGCCAGAGAACGAGGTGCCACCATCATCAAGGAACCTCATGTGCTGAAGGACGAGTTTGGCAGCGTGAAATTGGCTGTGCTGCAGACA TATGGCGACACGACTCACACACTGGTGGAAAGAAACGGATACACAGGACTTTTTCTCCCAGGATTCCACACTCCGCTCTTCAAGGATCCTCTCTTGGCTCAGCT GCCGAGCGGCCATCTAGATTTTATTGATCATGTGGTGGGAAACCAGCCAGATGACGAGATGGTGCCTGTGGTGGAATG gtacgAGAGGAACCTCTTGTTCCACCGTTTCTGGTCTGTAGATGATAAACAGTTGCAGACGCAATTCAGCGCTCTGCGCTCCATCGTGGTGGCTAACTATGAGGAGACGGTGAAGATGCCTATCAACGAACCTGCCATTGGTAAACGCAAGTCCCAGATCCAG gaGTATGTGGAGTATTACGGTGGCCCGGGAGTCCAGCACATTGCCATGAACACCTCGAACATTATCACAGCT aTCCGTAATCTAAAGGAGCGTGGCATGGAGTTCATGACTGTGCCACATACCTACTACGAGCAGCTCTGTGAGAAACTAAAAGACTCGAAGGTCAAAATCAAGGAGGACATCAGCATCCTAGAG GAGCTGCAAATTTTGGTGGACTACGATGATAACGGTTACCTCCTCCAGATCTTCACCAAACCAATTCAGGATCGACCCACTGTGTTCCTGGAGGTTATTCAGAGGAACAACCACCAG GGCTTCGGTGCGGGGAACTTCAAGTCTCTGTTTGAGGCTATTGAGGCAGACCAGCACGCCAGGGGGAACCTCACCGTCTTCATGCCCAACGGAGGGTCCGAAAAAATATGA